A window from Citrobacter amalonaticus encodes these proteins:
- the malX gene encoding PTS maltose transporter subunit IICB, with translation MTAKTTPKITLWEFFQQLGKTFMLPVALLSFCGIMLGIGSSLSSHDVITLLPALGNPVLQAIFTWMSKVGSFAFSFLPVMFCIAIPLGLARENKGVAAFAGFVGYAVMNLAVNFWLTAKGILPTTDAAVLKANNIQNILGIQSIDTGILGAVIAGIIVWMLHERFHYIRLPDALAFFGGTRFVPIVSSVVMGLVGLVIPLVWPVFAMGISGLGHMINSAGDFGPMLFGTGERLLLPFGLHHILVALIRFTDAGGTQEVCGHTVSGALTIFQAQLSCPTTQGFSESATRFLSQGKMPAFLGGLPGAALAMYHCARPENRHKIKGLLISGLIACVVGGTTEPLEFLFLFVAPVLYVIHALLTGLGFTMMSVLGVTIGNTDGNIIDFVVFGILHGLSTKWYLVPVVAAVWFVVYYAIFRFAITRFNLKTPGRDSEIASSIEKAVAGTPGKSGYNVPAILAALGGADNIVTLDNCITRLRLSVKDMSQVDVQALKDNRAIGVVQLNQHNLQVVIGPQVQSVKDEMAGLMNTVQA, from the coding sequence ATGACGGCGAAAACAACACCAAAAATTACGCTGTGGGAATTTTTCCAGCAGTTAGGGAAAACGTTTATGCTGCCCGTGGCGCTGCTTTCGTTTTGCGGGATTATGCTGGGGATTGGCAGTTCGCTAAGCAGCCACGATGTGATCACCCTGCTTCCGGCACTGGGTAATCCGGTGCTACAGGCCATCTTTACCTGGATGAGCAAAGTTGGCTCCTTTGCCTTCAGTTTCCTGCCGGTGATGTTCTGTATTGCGATCCCGCTTGGGCTGGCGCGCGAAAACAAAGGCGTGGCGGCGTTTGCCGGTTTTGTCGGTTACGCGGTAATGAACCTCGCCGTCAACTTCTGGCTGACAGCAAAGGGTATTCTGCCGACCACCGATGCGGCGGTCCTGAAAGCCAACAACATCCAGAATATCCTCGGTATTCAGTCAATTGACACCGGGATCCTCGGTGCGGTAATCGCCGGTATTATCGTGTGGATGCTGCACGAGCGTTTTCATTACATTCGTTTGCCGGATGCGCTGGCCTTCTTCGGCGGCACCCGCTTTGTCCCAATCGTCTCCTCAGTGGTGATGGGACTGGTTGGTCTGGTGATCCCGTTGGTGTGGCCGGTTTTCGCGATGGGGATCAGCGGTCTGGGTCATATGATTAACAGTGCGGGCGACTTTGGTCCGATGCTGTTTGGTACGGGCGAACGCCTGCTGTTGCCGTTTGGTTTGCATCACATTCTGGTGGCGTTAATTCGTTTTACCGACGCCGGGGGCACCCAGGAAGTGTGCGGTCATACGGTGAGCGGCGCGCTGACCATTTTCCAGGCGCAACTGAGTTGCCCGACCACGCAGGGCTTCTCAGAAAGCGCCACCCGCTTCCTGTCACAGGGTAAAATGCCGGCATTTCTCGGCGGCTTGCCAGGTGCGGCGTTAGCGATGTACCACTGCGCGCGTCCTGAGAATCGTCACAAGATCAAAGGGCTGCTGATCTCGGGTCTGATTGCCTGCGTCGTTGGCGGCACCACGGAACCACTGGAATTCCTGTTCCTGTTTGTCGCTCCGGTGCTGTATGTCATTCACGCATTGCTGACCGGTCTGGGCTTTACCATGATGTCGGTTCTGGGTGTGACTATCGGTAATACTGACGGCAATATCATTGACTTTGTGGTGTTTGGGATCCTCCACGGACTGTCCACCAAATGGTATCTGGTACCGGTCGTCGCGGCAGTCTGGTTCGTGGTGTACTATGCTATCTTCCGCTTCGCTATCACTCGCTTTAACCTCAAAACACCGGGTCGTGACAGTGAGATTGCCAGCTCGATCGAAAAAGCCGTTGCCGGTACGCCGGGAAAATCAGGTTATAACGTACCTGCTATTCTGGCTGCGCTGGGCGGTGCGGATAACATCGTTACTCTGGATAACTGCATTACCCGACTGCGTCTTTCTGTTAAGGATATGTCGCAGGTTGATGTGCAGGCGCTGAAGGACAATCGTGCCATTGGTGTCGTGCAGTTGAATCAACATAACCTGCAGGTGGTGATTGGCCCGCAGGTCCAGTCGGTTAAAGATGAAATGGCCGGTCTGATGAACACCGTTCAGGCATAA
- a CDS encoding Mal regulon transcriptional regulator MalI produces the protein MAIAKKITIHDVALAAGVSVSTVSLVLSGKGRISTATGERVNAAIEQLGFVRNRQASVLRGGQSGVIGLIVRDLSAPFYAELTAGLTEALEAQGRMAFLLHGGQDGEQLAQRFAMLLNQGVDGVVIAGAAGSSDDLRLMAEEKGIPVVFASRASYLDDVDTVRPDNMQAAQLLTEHLIRHGHQRIAWLGGQSSSLTRAERVGGYCATLLKYGLPFHSDWVMECASSQKQAAEAIGALLRRNPTISAVVCYNETIAMGAWFGLMRAGRQSGEVGVDRYFEQQVSLGAFADVAENALDDLPIVWATMPAREMGYSLAERILQRIAREESHTRSQTLSARLVVQE, from the coding sequence ATGGCCATAGCCAAAAAAATCACTATCCACGATGTTGCACTGGCGGCGGGCGTCTCCGTCAGCACGGTTTCACTGGTACTCAGCGGCAAAGGTCGTATTTCAACCGCCACCGGCGAACGGGTGAATGCGGCGATAGAACAACTCGGTTTTGTGCGTAACCGTCAGGCTTCGGTGTTACGGGGGGGCCAGAGCGGAGTGATTGGATTGATTGTCCGCGATCTGTCGGCTCCGTTTTATGCTGAACTGACGGCGGGATTAACGGAAGCACTGGAAGCACAGGGCCGGATGGCGTTTTTATTGCATGGTGGTCAGGATGGTGAACAACTGGCGCAGCGTTTTGCCATGCTCCTGAATCAGGGCGTTGACGGCGTGGTGATCGCCGGGGCGGCGGGCAGCAGCGATGACCTGCGCCTGATGGCGGAAGAAAAGGGCATTCCGGTGGTTTTCGCCTCGCGAGCCAGTTATCTGGACGACGTAGATACCGTGCGTCCGGACAATATGCAGGCCGCGCAATTGTTGACGGAGCATCTGATTCGTCACGGTCATCAGCGCATTGCATGGTTGGGTGGGCAGAGTTCATCATTAACGCGTGCGGAACGCGTCGGCGGCTATTGTGCGACACTGCTGAAATACGGTTTACCGTTTCACAGCGACTGGGTCATGGAATGCGCATCCAGCCAGAAGCAGGCCGCCGAGGCCATCGGCGCGTTACTACGACGCAATCCGACCATCAGCGCCGTGGTGTGCTACAACGAAACGATTGCGATGGGCGCATGGTTTGGCCTGATGCGGGCGGGACGGCAGAGCGGTGAAGTGGGGGTTGATCGCTACTTTGAGCAGCAGGTTTCATTAGGCGCCTTTGCCGATGTGGCGGAAAACGCGCTGGACGATCTGCCAATTGTCTGGGCGACAATGCCGGCGCGGGAAATGGGCTACAGTCTGGCGGAACGCATCCTGCAACGCATTGCGCGTGAGGAAAGTCACACCCGCAGTCAGACGCTATCTGCGCGACTGGTGGTGCAAGAATAA
- a CDS encoding YdgA family protein codes for MKKSLVAAGVIVALGVVWTGGAWYTGKKLETHLAEMVDQANAQIKLTAPEANVELAYQNYQRGIFSSQLQLVLKPVAGKENPWLKAGQSVVLDESVDHGPFPFAQLKTFNLLPSMASVKTTLVNNDVSKPLFEMAKGETPFEINSRISYSGDTRSAMSLKPLNYEKGAEKVAFSGGEFIFNADKEGNVVSLSGEAKSGLVDAVNEYDQKVQLSFNDLKTEGSSTLASFGERVGDQKVTIGKMALAVEGKEMALLEGMEISGKTDLVDDGKTINSQLDYTLNSLKVQNQDLGSGKLTLKVGQIDGAAWHQFSQQYNAQTQALLSQPDVADNPELYQQKVTEAFFGALPLLMKGEPVITIAPLSWKNAKGETALNLSLFLKDPATAQGEPQTLADEVDRSVKSLDGKLSIPVDMAVEFMTQVARLEGYQQDEAAKLANQQVKGLAAMGQMFRITTLEDNTIGTSLQYANGQVTLNGKKMPLEEFVGMFGMVLPQP; via the coding sequence ATGAAAAAATCGCTGGTAGCTGCAGGTGTGATTGTCGCACTCGGCGTCGTCTGGACGGGCGGTGCGTGGTACACAGGTAAAAAGCTGGAAACCCATCTTGCTGAGATGGTCGACCAGGCCAATGCGCAGATTAAACTCACCGCGCCGGAAGCAAACGTGGAACTCGCTTATCAGAACTATCAGCGTGGCATCTTCAGCAGCCAGTTACAGTTGGTGCTCAAGCCGGTGGCCGGAAAAGAAAATCCCTGGCTGAAAGCTGGCCAAAGCGTGGTGCTTGACGAATCCGTCGATCACGGCCCCTTCCCGTTCGCGCAACTGAAAACCTTTAATCTTCTGCCGTCGATGGCCTCGGTGAAGACGACCCTGGTCAACAATGACGTCAGCAAACCGCTCTTTGAGATGGCGAAAGGTGAAACGCCTTTTGAGATCAATTCGCGAATCAGCTACAGCGGCGATACCCGTTCCGCAATGTCGCTGAAACCGCTGAACTACGAAAAAGGGGCGGAGAAAGTCGCCTTCAGCGGCGGCGAATTTATTTTCAATGCCGATAAAGAAGGCAACGTGGTTTCCCTTTCCGGTGAAGCGAAGAGCGGTCTGGTCGATGCGGTGAACGAGTACGATCAAAAGGTCCAGCTCTCCTTTAACGACCTGAAAACAGAAGGTTCCAGCACGCTTGCCAGCTTTGGTGAGCGCGTCGGCGATCAGAAAGTCACGATTGGGAAAATGGCCCTCGCCGTTGAAGGCAAAGAGATGGCGCTGCTGGAAGGCATGGAGATCAGTGGGAAGACCGATCTCGTGGATGACGGTAAAACCATCAACAGCCAACTGGATTACACCCTGAACAGCCTCAAGGTTCAGAATCAGGATCTGGGAAGCGGCAAGCTGACGCTGAAAGTCGGTCAGATTGACGGCGCGGCATGGCATCAGTTTAGCCAGCAGTATAATGCCCAGACCCAGGCGCTGTTATCGCAGCCGGACGTGGCGGACAACCCGGAACTGTATCAGCAGAAAGTGACCGAAGCTTTCTTTGGTGCCCTGCCGCTGTTGATGAAAGGCGAACCGGTCATTACCATTGCGCCGTTGAGCTGGAAAAATGCCAAAGGCGAAACGGCGCTGAATTTGTCCCTGTTCCTGAAGGATCCGGCCACCGCGCAAGGTGAACCGCAAACGCTGGCCGACGAAGTCGACCGCTCGGTGAAATCGCTCGACGGTAAGCTGTCAATTCCGGTGGATATGGCCGTTGAGTTTATGACTCAGGTCGCCCGTCTGGAAGGTTATCAGCAGGATGAAGCCGCTAAACTTGCCAACCAGCAGGTGAAAGGCCTGGCCGCGATGGGACAGATGTTCCGCATTACCACCCTTGAGGACAACACCATTGGCACCAGCCTGCAGTACGCGAATGGTCAGGTGACCTTAAACGGGAAGAAGATGCCGCTGGAGGAGTTTGTCGGAATGTTCGGCATGGTGCTGCCCCAGCCGTAA
- the manA gene encoding mannose-6-phosphate isomerase codes for MQKLINSVQNYAWGSKTALTELYGLANPQQLPMAELWMGAHPKSSSKIEDASGQVVSLRDVIDGNQSALLGDAVAKRFGELPFLFKVLCAAQPLSIQVHPNKRNSEIGFAKENAAGIPMDAAERNYKDPNHKPELVFALTPFLAMNAFREFSEIVSLLQPVAGAHTAIAHFLEQPNAERLSQLFAALLSMQGEEKSRALAILKAALETQQGEPWQTIRLIAEFYPDDSGLFSPLLLNVVKLNPGEAMFLFAETPHAYLQGVALEVMANSDNVLRAGLTPKYIDIPELVANVKFEAKPANQLLTTPVKHGAELDFPIPVNDFAFSLHDLSAQETAIDQQSAAILFCVEGEAILRKGEQRLVLKPGESAFISAEESPVSVSGVGRVARVYNKL; via the coding sequence ATGCAAAAACTCATCAACTCCGTGCAGAACTACGCCTGGGGAAGTAAAACGGCGCTGACGGAACTCTATGGTCTGGCGAATCCGCAGCAGTTACCTATGGCAGAGCTGTGGATGGGCGCCCACCCGAAAAGCAGTTCGAAAATTGAAGATGCCAGCGGTCAGGTCGTCTCGCTGCGCGATGTGATTGACGGCAATCAATCCGCGCTGCTGGGTGATGCCGTGGCAAAGCGATTCGGCGAATTGCCGTTCCTGTTCAAAGTGCTTTGCGCCGCGCAGCCGCTGTCCATCCAGGTGCATCCGAACAAGCGCAATTCTGAAATTGGCTTCGCTAAAGAGAACGCCGCCGGTATCCCGATGGATGCCGCAGAGCGCAACTACAAAGATCCCAATCACAAGCCGGAGCTGGTCTTCGCGCTGACCCCGTTCCTTGCCATGAACGCGTTTCGCGAGTTCTCTGAAATCGTTTCGCTGCTGCAACCGGTGGCTGGTGCACACACTGCCATCGCTCATTTTCTCGAACAGCCCAACGCCGAGCGGCTGAGCCAGTTGTTTGCCGCTCTGTTAAGTATGCAGGGTGAGGAGAAATCCCGTGCGCTGGCAATTCTGAAAGCGGCGCTGGAAACCCAGCAAGGCGAGCCGTGGCAGACCATCCGTCTTATCGCGGAGTTTTACCCGGACGACAGCGGCCTCTTCTCACCTCTGCTACTGAACGTGGTGAAGCTCAATCCAGGTGAAGCGATGTTCCTGTTCGCCGAAACGCCGCATGCCTATCTGCAAGGTGTGGCGCTGGAAGTGATGGCCAACTCCGATAACGTGCTGCGCGCGGGTCTGACGCCGAAATACATCGACATTCCGGAACTGGTTGCCAATGTGAAGTTTGAAGCAAAACCGGCGAACCAGTTGTTGACCACGCCGGTGAAACATGGCGCGGAACTTGATTTCCCGATCCCGGTTAATGATTTCGCGTTCTCCCTGCACGACCTGTCTGCGCAAGAAACCGCGATTGACCAGCAAAGCGCCGCGATACTCTTCTGCGTTGAGGGCGAAGCTATCCTGCGCAAAGGCGAGCAGCGCCTGGTGCTGAAACCGGGAGAATCGGCATTTATCAGCGCCGAAGAGTCGCCGGTGAGCGTCAGCGGCGTGGGCCGTGTGGCGCGGGTTTACAACAAACTCTAG